The region ACGTCGGAGCCGCGTTGCTGTTCCAGGACTCGGAACATTTGATAAGCACAGGATACCAGGCAGATACGACGCAGGCAATCACACTTTTGTTTCTCCCAGTCTGCAATTTACGTTCGATCACAGCGTGGCGGAAGACGATGATCTATCATCATATGTTGCCGAATATCATGAGATCGCAGGGGAAACTGCGGAATTTTATGTCAGCAAGTTTGTCAAAGACATTCTGGAAAAATTAAAGGGTGGTGACAGTGTTAAAATGCACGAGCTCGGATCGCTGCATGTGGTGGAGGACAAAATAGTTTTAAGTCCATCCGAAGATTCAGGTAAACATTTTTTCGGCTTGCCGTCAATCGGCGACGGCACTACAAAACCTTCGGCCGAAAAATCCGATGAGCATGAATTAACGGTAGTTGACCCCCCGACACACAGCCTGATAGAAACACCAGAACAATTTTGGAACTTCAAAACGGAGACTGAAACGGTAGTTGCGCCGGAACCCGCCACTGAAGAACATCATTCAAAGAACAACCCAGGATTTAAGTTGCTGGCAATAATGGCAGCTGTAGTTGCCGTAGTTGCGGCAACATACCTTCTTTTCGGCGATCAAATCCTATCGGTCGCCGGCAAAGCTGGACAAAAGCGCGACAAAGCTGACTCAAAGAAAGCAGCTCCCGCAAGCATACCCCACAGACCTGACAGTTTGAAAAGTACGGTTGCAATCGCTTCTTCGGGAGATAGTTTGAAAAAAGACTCCGTCATTTCAGCTCAGATTGAAATGCGTTCAGATACAACATGGGAAGTAATAGGCGCTTCCGTCATAAACCAAAAGGAAGCCGACCGGTTTATAGCTCAAATGAAGAAAATCGGAATAGCGGCGAAAGTAATTCCTACGGCGCCCGGAAAACGTAGAATTAAAATTAGCGTAGCCACGTTTGGCGATGAACAAAGCGCGAGGGCGGGTCGAAAAGAACTGGTGTTGAAGTTAAAGAACCCAGAATTATATATTCATCAAAACAGACAAACACACAAATAAAACAAAATATGTTCACATTATTACAAGCAGCTACTGACACAGCGAACCAGATCA is a window of Pedobacter faecalis DNA encoding:
- a CDS encoding SPOR domain-containing protein; amino-acid sequence: MDILSNLIELLKRRSRVAVPGLGTFDKHRIPGRYDAGNHTFVSPSLQFTFDHSVAEDDDLSSYVAEYHEIAGETAEFYVSKFVKDILEKLKGGDSVKMHELGSLHVVEDKIVLSPSEDSGKHFFGLPSIGDGTTKPSAEKSDEHELTVVDPPTHSLIETPEQFWNFKTETETVVAPEPATEEHHSKNNPGFKLLAIMAAVVAVVAATYLLFGDQILSVAGKAGQKRDKADSKKAAPASIPHRPDSLKSTVAIASSGDSLKKDSVISAQIEMRSDTTWEVIGASVINQKEADRFIAQMKKIGIAAKVIPTAPGKRRIKISVATFGDEQSARAGRKELVLKLKNPELYIHQNRQTHK